From one Rhopalosiphum padi isolate XX-2018 chromosome 2, ASM2088224v1, whole genome shotgun sequence genomic stretch:
- the LOC132920644 gene encoding cytoplasmic dynein 1 intermediate chain isoform X1 encodes MSDRKAELEKKKAKLQAIREQKERLRKEKEKKDGDEAVSRGISVEKDQGKEIDEMLSSLGVAPVSDVLSSLTTSPNKSELLYNSMSTPDSSAKGSLPQTPATGPKPTKKVRELSIVSLSSTNIPPKEIECYTKAVQTTHSSNERDGSCTSSPLKGYFEDWWRPRKDGDNIANHGSFSSTAQAFGYYDEYNLNPGLEWEDEFTVLTYDDGSGQAEDEDISLTNLSTFQSKLPPGILSQGLPQVKEVAPAVTSLERELIVKEEPKKVRELSDAEKMMIVHSEDFQQFMDRAGRVMERALSENVDIYTDYTGALDDNDINEDKSSTRLSLTRVFYDEHWSKNRLVTSLDWSQQFPELTVASYNISDAPHEPDGVVLVWNTKFKKNSPEYVFHCQSRVLSATFARFHPNLILGSTYSGQIVLWDNRAQKKTPIQRTPLSNTAHTHPVYCIQVVGTQNAHNLISISTDGRLCCWSLDMLTQPVERLDLTAKQSKSVSVSAFAFLHDDVNKFVFGSQEGAAYSACRHTKKAGVVESYESHIAPITAIDTHCAVGNTDFSHLFLTSSIDWTIKLWNIKESKPIHSFENNNDYVSSVAWSPVHPAVFAAIDVTGRLDLWNLNNNTESPTASTVLDNSPLLKSLMWSQNGTHLSVGDEYGKISVFQVGEQMTQPRHDDWSKLSNTLQELKSNQTDEMDKSINYSSGSVSSVFSRSSSILMK; translated from the exons ATGTCAGACCGCAAAGCAGAATTAGAGAAAAAGAAAGCTAAACTACAAGCCATCAGAGAACAAAAAGAAAGACTTcgtaaagaaaaagaaaaaaaagat ggaGATGAAGCAGTTTCACGTGGTATTAGTGTTGAGAAAGATCAAGGTAAAGAAATTGATGAAATGTTATCATCCCTTGGAGTTGCACCAGTTTCAG ATGTATTGTCAAGTTTGACCACTTCACCTAATAAAAgtgaattattgtataattcaatGTCAACTCCTGATTCTAGTGCAAAAGGATCACTACCTCAAACTCCTGCAACTGG tccaAAGCCTACAAAGAAAGTTCGCGAGTTATCAATTGTTTCTCTTTCTTCTACAAATATACCACCTAAAGAGATAGAATGCTATACTAAAGCTGTTCAGACTACACATTCATCAAACGAAAGAGACG gatCCTGCACTTCTTCCCCTCTTAAAGGTTATTTTGAAGATTGGTGGAGGCCTAGAAAAG atGGGGACAATATTGCAAATCATGGATCATTCTCATCAACAGCTCAAGCATTTGGATATTACG ACGAATACAACTTAAATCCTGGCTTGGAATGGGAAGACGAATTTACAG TTCTTACGTATGATGATGGCTCTGGTCAAGCGGAAGATGAAGATATCAGTCTTACAAATTTGTCCACTTTCCAAAGTAAGCTGCCACCAGGTATTCTGTCTCAAGGTCTTCCTCAGGTGAAGGAAGTTGCACCAGCTGTCACTTCACTGGAAAGAgaattaattgttaaagaagaacctaaaaaag ttagagAATTAAGTGATGCAGAGAAAATGATGATTGTTCATTCTGAagattttcaacaatttatggATCGTGCAGGACGTGTGATGGAACGAGCTTTATCTGAAAATGTAGATATTTATACAGATTATACTGGTGCTTTAGATGACAATGATATAAA tgaagACAAAAGTAGTACTCGATTATCATTGACACGTGTGTTTTACGATGAACATTGGTCTAAAAATCGTTTAGTTACATCTTTAGATTGGTCTCAACAATTCCCTGAACTTACAGtagcatcatataatatttctgaTGCACCGCATGAACCTGATGGAGTAGTTCTTGTATggaatactaaatttaaaaagaattctCCTGAATATGTATTTCATTGCCAATCAAGAGTACTTTCAGCTACATTTGCTcg gtTTCATCCAAATTTAATTCTAGGAAGCACTTATTCTGGACAAATAGTTTTGTGGGATAATCGAGCACAGAAGAAAACTCCTATTCAGAGGACACCATTATCAAATACTGCTCATAcc catcCTGTGTACTGCATTCAAGTTGTGGGTACACAAAATGCACATAATCTCATCAGTATTTCAACTGATGGGCGATTGTGCTGCTGGAGTTTAGACATGTTAACTCAACCAGTTGAACGCCTTGATTTAACTGCCAAGCAATCTAAATCTGTGTCTGTGTCTGCTTTCGCCTTTTTGCACGATGATGTTAACAAATTTGTGTTTGGTAGCCAAGAAGGAGCAGCATATTCTG cTTGTAGACATACAAAAAAAGCCGGTGTAGTAGAGAGTTATGAGAGTCATATTGCACCAATAACAGCTATTGATACTCACTGTGCTGTTGGAAACACTGATTTTAGTCACTTATTCTTAACGAGTTCAATAGATTGGACAATTAAACTATGGAATATTAAG gaaTCCAAACCAATTCACTCATTTGAAAACAACAATGATTATGTAAGCAGTGTTGCTTGGTCTCCTGTACACCCAGCTGTATTTGCTGCAATTGATGTTACTGGTCGCTTAGATTTATGGAACCTTAACAATAATACAGAATCACCAACAGCTAGTACAGTTCTTGATAACTCACCATTATTAAAGAGTCTTATGTGGTCACAGAATGGAACTCATTTAAGTGTTGGAGATGAGTATGGCAAAATTTCTGTATTTCAAGTTGGAGag cAAATGACTCAACCAAGACATGATGATTGGTCCAAGCTTTCTAACACACTTCAAGAGTTAAAGAGTAACCAGACAGATGAAATGGACAAATCTATTAACTACAGTTCAGGCTCAGTTTCTTCGGTTTTTTCTAGGTCTTCTAGTATTTTGATGAAGTAA
- the LOC132920644 gene encoding cytoplasmic dynein 1 intermediate chain isoform X12, whose amino-acid sequence MSDRKAELEKKKAKLQAIREQKERLRKEKEKKDGDEAVSRGISVEKDQGKEIDEMLSSLGVAPVSDVLSSLTTSPNKSELLYNSMSTPDSSAKGSLPQTPATGPKPTKKVRELSIVSLSSTNIPPKEIECYTKAVQTTHSSNERDAQAFGYYVLTYDDGSGQAEDEDISLTNLSTFQSKLPPGILSQGLPQVKEVAPAVTSLERELIVKEEPKKVRELSDAEKMMIVHSEDFQQFMDRAGRVMERALSENVDIYTDYTGALDDNDINEDKSSTRLSLTRVFYDEHWSKNRLVTSLDWSQQFPELTVASYNISDAPHEPDGVVLVWNTKFKKNSPEYVFHCQSRVLSATFARFHPNLILGSTYSGQIVLWDNRAQKKTPIQRTPLSNTAHTHPVYCIQVVGTQNAHNLISISTDGRLCCWSLDMLTQPVERLDLTAKQSKSVSVSAFAFLHDDVNKFVFGSQEGAAYSACRHTKKAGVVESYESHIAPITAIDTHCAVGNTDFSHLFLTSSIDWTIKLWNIKESKPIHSFENNNDYVSSVAWSPVHPAVFAAIDVTGRLDLWNLNNNTESPTASTVLDNSPLLKSLMWSQNGTHLSVGDEYGKISVFQVGEQMTQPRHDDWSKLSNTLQELKSNQTDEMDKSINYSSGSVSSVFSRSSSILMK is encoded by the exons ATGTCAGACCGCAAAGCAGAATTAGAGAAAAAGAAAGCTAAACTACAAGCCATCAGAGAACAAAAAGAAAGACTTcgtaaagaaaaagaaaaaaaagat ggaGATGAAGCAGTTTCACGTGGTATTAGTGTTGAGAAAGATCAAGGTAAAGAAATTGATGAAATGTTATCATCCCTTGGAGTTGCACCAGTTTCAG ATGTATTGTCAAGTTTGACCACTTCACCTAATAAAAgtgaattattgtataattcaatGTCAACTCCTGATTCTAGTGCAAAAGGATCACTACCTCAAACTCCTGCAACTGG tccaAAGCCTACAAAGAAAGTTCGCGAGTTATCAATTGTTTCTCTTTCTTCTACAAATATACCACCTAAAGAGATAGAATGCTATACTAAAGCTGTTCAGACTACACATTCATCAAACGAAAGAGACG CTCAAGCATTTGGATATTACG TTCTTACGTATGATGATGGCTCTGGTCAAGCGGAAGATGAAGATATCAGTCTTACAAATTTGTCCACTTTCCAAAGTAAGCTGCCACCAGGTATTCTGTCTCAAGGTCTTCCTCAGGTGAAGGAAGTTGCACCAGCTGTCACTTCACTGGAAAGAgaattaattgttaaagaagaacctaaaaaag ttagagAATTAAGTGATGCAGAGAAAATGATGATTGTTCATTCTGAagattttcaacaatttatggATCGTGCAGGACGTGTGATGGAACGAGCTTTATCTGAAAATGTAGATATTTATACAGATTATACTGGTGCTTTAGATGACAATGATATAAA tgaagACAAAAGTAGTACTCGATTATCATTGACACGTGTGTTTTACGATGAACATTGGTCTAAAAATCGTTTAGTTACATCTTTAGATTGGTCTCAACAATTCCCTGAACTTACAGtagcatcatataatatttctgaTGCACCGCATGAACCTGATGGAGTAGTTCTTGTATggaatactaaatttaaaaagaattctCCTGAATATGTATTTCATTGCCAATCAAGAGTACTTTCAGCTACATTTGCTcg gtTTCATCCAAATTTAATTCTAGGAAGCACTTATTCTGGACAAATAGTTTTGTGGGATAATCGAGCACAGAAGAAAACTCCTATTCAGAGGACACCATTATCAAATACTGCTCATAcc catcCTGTGTACTGCATTCAAGTTGTGGGTACACAAAATGCACATAATCTCATCAGTATTTCAACTGATGGGCGATTGTGCTGCTGGAGTTTAGACATGTTAACTCAACCAGTTGAACGCCTTGATTTAACTGCCAAGCAATCTAAATCTGTGTCTGTGTCTGCTTTCGCCTTTTTGCACGATGATGTTAACAAATTTGTGTTTGGTAGCCAAGAAGGAGCAGCATATTCTG cTTGTAGACATACAAAAAAAGCCGGTGTAGTAGAGAGTTATGAGAGTCATATTGCACCAATAACAGCTATTGATACTCACTGTGCTGTTGGAAACACTGATTTTAGTCACTTATTCTTAACGAGTTCAATAGATTGGACAATTAAACTATGGAATATTAAG gaaTCCAAACCAATTCACTCATTTGAAAACAACAATGATTATGTAAGCAGTGTTGCTTGGTCTCCTGTACACCCAGCTGTATTTGCTGCAATTGATGTTACTGGTCGCTTAGATTTATGGAACCTTAACAATAATACAGAATCACCAACAGCTAGTACAGTTCTTGATAACTCACCATTATTAAAGAGTCTTATGTGGTCACAGAATGGAACTCATTTAAGTGTTGGAGATGAGTATGGCAAAATTTCTGTATTTCAAGTTGGAGag cAAATGACTCAACCAAGACATGATGATTGGTCCAAGCTTTCTAACACACTTCAAGAGTTAAAGAGTAACCAGACAGATGAAATGGACAAATCTATTAACTACAGTTCAGGCTCAGTTTCTTCGGTTTTTTCTAGGTCTTCTAGTATTTTGATGAAGTAA
- the LOC132920644 gene encoding cytoplasmic dynein 1 intermediate chain isoform X9 has translation MSDRKAELEKKKAKLQAIREQKERLRKEKEKKDGDEAVSRGISVEKDQGKEIDEMLSSLGVAPVSDVLSSLTTSPNKSELLYNSMSTPDSSAKGSLPQTPATGPKPTKKVRELSIVSLSSTNIPPKEIECYTKAVQTTHSSNERDGYFEDWWRPRKAQAFGYYDEYNLNPGLEWEDEFTAEDEDISLTNLSTFQSKLPPGILSQGLPQVKEVAPAVTSLERELIVKEEPKKVRELSDAEKMMIVHSEDFQQFMDRAGRVMERALSENVDIYTDYTGALDDNDINEDKSSTRLSLTRVFYDEHWSKNRLVTSLDWSQQFPELTVASYNISDAPHEPDGVVLVWNTKFKKNSPEYVFHCQSRVLSATFARFHPNLILGSTYSGQIVLWDNRAQKKTPIQRTPLSNTAHTHPVYCIQVVGTQNAHNLISISTDGRLCCWSLDMLTQPVERLDLTAKQSKSVSVSAFAFLHDDVNKFVFGSQEGAAYSACRHTKKAGVVESYESHIAPITAIDTHCAVGNTDFSHLFLTSSIDWTIKLWNIKESKPIHSFENNNDYVSSVAWSPVHPAVFAAIDVTGRLDLWNLNNNTESPTASTVLDNSPLLKSLMWSQNGTHLSVGDEYGKISVFQVGEQMTQPRHDDWSKLSNTLQELKSNQTDEMDKSINYSSGSVSSVFSRSSSILMK, from the exons ATGTCAGACCGCAAAGCAGAATTAGAGAAAAAGAAAGCTAAACTACAAGCCATCAGAGAACAAAAAGAAAGACTTcgtaaagaaaaagaaaaaaaagat ggaGATGAAGCAGTTTCACGTGGTATTAGTGTTGAGAAAGATCAAGGTAAAGAAATTGATGAAATGTTATCATCCCTTGGAGTTGCACCAGTTTCAG ATGTATTGTCAAGTTTGACCACTTCACCTAATAAAAgtgaattattgtataattcaatGTCAACTCCTGATTCTAGTGCAAAAGGATCACTACCTCAAACTCCTGCAACTGG tccaAAGCCTACAAAGAAAGTTCGCGAGTTATCAATTGTTTCTCTTTCTTCTACAAATATACCACCTAAAGAGATAGAATGCTATACTAAAGCTGTTCAGACTACACATTCATCAAACGAAAGAGACG GTTATTTTGAAGATTGGTGGAGGCCTAGAAAAG CTCAAGCATTTGGATATTACG ACGAATACAACTTAAATCCTGGCTTGGAATGGGAAGACGAATTTACAG CGGAAGATGAAGATATCAGTCTTACAAATTTGTCCACTTTCCAAAGTAAGCTGCCACCAGGTATTCTGTCTCAAGGTCTTCCTCAGGTGAAGGAAGTTGCACCAGCTGTCACTTCACTGGAAAGAgaattaattgttaaagaagaacctaaaaaag ttagagAATTAAGTGATGCAGAGAAAATGATGATTGTTCATTCTGAagattttcaacaatttatggATCGTGCAGGACGTGTGATGGAACGAGCTTTATCTGAAAATGTAGATATTTATACAGATTATACTGGTGCTTTAGATGACAATGATATAAA tgaagACAAAAGTAGTACTCGATTATCATTGACACGTGTGTTTTACGATGAACATTGGTCTAAAAATCGTTTAGTTACATCTTTAGATTGGTCTCAACAATTCCCTGAACTTACAGtagcatcatataatatttctgaTGCACCGCATGAACCTGATGGAGTAGTTCTTGTATggaatactaaatttaaaaagaattctCCTGAATATGTATTTCATTGCCAATCAAGAGTACTTTCAGCTACATTTGCTcg gtTTCATCCAAATTTAATTCTAGGAAGCACTTATTCTGGACAAATAGTTTTGTGGGATAATCGAGCACAGAAGAAAACTCCTATTCAGAGGACACCATTATCAAATACTGCTCATAcc catcCTGTGTACTGCATTCAAGTTGTGGGTACACAAAATGCACATAATCTCATCAGTATTTCAACTGATGGGCGATTGTGCTGCTGGAGTTTAGACATGTTAACTCAACCAGTTGAACGCCTTGATTTAACTGCCAAGCAATCTAAATCTGTGTCTGTGTCTGCTTTCGCCTTTTTGCACGATGATGTTAACAAATTTGTGTTTGGTAGCCAAGAAGGAGCAGCATATTCTG cTTGTAGACATACAAAAAAAGCCGGTGTAGTAGAGAGTTATGAGAGTCATATTGCACCAATAACAGCTATTGATACTCACTGTGCTGTTGGAAACACTGATTTTAGTCACTTATTCTTAACGAGTTCAATAGATTGGACAATTAAACTATGGAATATTAAG gaaTCCAAACCAATTCACTCATTTGAAAACAACAATGATTATGTAAGCAGTGTTGCTTGGTCTCCTGTACACCCAGCTGTATTTGCTGCAATTGATGTTACTGGTCGCTTAGATTTATGGAACCTTAACAATAATACAGAATCACCAACAGCTAGTACAGTTCTTGATAACTCACCATTATTAAAGAGTCTTATGTGGTCACAGAATGGAACTCATTTAAGTGTTGGAGATGAGTATGGCAAAATTTCTGTATTTCAAGTTGGAGag cAAATGACTCAACCAAGACATGATGATTGGTCCAAGCTTTCTAACACACTTCAAGAGTTAAAGAGTAACCAGACAGATGAAATGGACAAATCTATTAACTACAGTTCAGGCTCAGTTTCTTCGGTTTTTTCTAGGTCTTCTAGTATTTTGATGAAGTAA
- the LOC132920644 gene encoding cytoplasmic dynein 1 intermediate chain isoform X6, which produces MSDRKAELEKKKAKLQAIREQKERLRKEKEKKDGDEAVSRGISVEKDQGKEIDEMLSSLGVAPVSDVLSSLTTSPNKSELLYNSMSTPDSSAKGSLPQTPATGPKPTKKVRELSIVSLSSTNIPPKEIECYTKAVQTTHSSNERDGYFEDWWRPRKAQAFGYYDEYNLNPGLEWEDEFTVLTYDDGSGQAEDEDISLTNLSTFQSKLPPGILSQGLPQVKEVAPAVTSLERELIVKEEPKKVRELSDAEKMMIVHSEDFQQFMDRAGRVMERALSENVDIYTDYTGALDDNDINEDKSSTRLSLTRVFYDEHWSKNRLVTSLDWSQQFPELTVASYNISDAPHEPDGVVLVWNTKFKKNSPEYVFHCQSRVLSATFARFHPNLILGSTYSGQIVLWDNRAQKKTPIQRTPLSNTAHTHPVYCIQVVGTQNAHNLISISTDGRLCCWSLDMLTQPVERLDLTAKQSKSVSVSAFAFLHDDVNKFVFGSQEGAAYSACRHTKKAGVVESYESHIAPITAIDTHCAVGNTDFSHLFLTSSIDWTIKLWNIKESKPIHSFENNNDYVSSVAWSPVHPAVFAAIDVTGRLDLWNLNNNTESPTASTVLDNSPLLKSLMWSQNGTHLSVGDEYGKISVFQVGEQMTQPRHDDWSKLSNTLQELKSNQTDEMDKSINYSSGSVSSVFSRSSSILMK; this is translated from the exons ATGTCAGACCGCAAAGCAGAATTAGAGAAAAAGAAAGCTAAACTACAAGCCATCAGAGAACAAAAAGAAAGACTTcgtaaagaaaaagaaaaaaaagat ggaGATGAAGCAGTTTCACGTGGTATTAGTGTTGAGAAAGATCAAGGTAAAGAAATTGATGAAATGTTATCATCCCTTGGAGTTGCACCAGTTTCAG ATGTATTGTCAAGTTTGACCACTTCACCTAATAAAAgtgaattattgtataattcaatGTCAACTCCTGATTCTAGTGCAAAAGGATCACTACCTCAAACTCCTGCAACTGG tccaAAGCCTACAAAGAAAGTTCGCGAGTTATCAATTGTTTCTCTTTCTTCTACAAATATACCACCTAAAGAGATAGAATGCTATACTAAAGCTGTTCAGACTACACATTCATCAAACGAAAGAGACG GTTATTTTGAAGATTGGTGGAGGCCTAGAAAAG CTCAAGCATTTGGATATTACG ACGAATACAACTTAAATCCTGGCTTGGAATGGGAAGACGAATTTACAG TTCTTACGTATGATGATGGCTCTGGTCAAGCGGAAGATGAAGATATCAGTCTTACAAATTTGTCCACTTTCCAAAGTAAGCTGCCACCAGGTATTCTGTCTCAAGGTCTTCCTCAGGTGAAGGAAGTTGCACCAGCTGTCACTTCACTGGAAAGAgaattaattgttaaagaagaacctaaaaaag ttagagAATTAAGTGATGCAGAGAAAATGATGATTGTTCATTCTGAagattttcaacaatttatggATCGTGCAGGACGTGTGATGGAACGAGCTTTATCTGAAAATGTAGATATTTATACAGATTATACTGGTGCTTTAGATGACAATGATATAAA tgaagACAAAAGTAGTACTCGATTATCATTGACACGTGTGTTTTACGATGAACATTGGTCTAAAAATCGTTTAGTTACATCTTTAGATTGGTCTCAACAATTCCCTGAACTTACAGtagcatcatataatatttctgaTGCACCGCATGAACCTGATGGAGTAGTTCTTGTATggaatactaaatttaaaaagaattctCCTGAATATGTATTTCATTGCCAATCAAGAGTACTTTCAGCTACATTTGCTcg gtTTCATCCAAATTTAATTCTAGGAAGCACTTATTCTGGACAAATAGTTTTGTGGGATAATCGAGCACAGAAGAAAACTCCTATTCAGAGGACACCATTATCAAATACTGCTCATAcc catcCTGTGTACTGCATTCAAGTTGTGGGTACACAAAATGCACATAATCTCATCAGTATTTCAACTGATGGGCGATTGTGCTGCTGGAGTTTAGACATGTTAACTCAACCAGTTGAACGCCTTGATTTAACTGCCAAGCAATCTAAATCTGTGTCTGTGTCTGCTTTCGCCTTTTTGCACGATGATGTTAACAAATTTGTGTTTGGTAGCCAAGAAGGAGCAGCATATTCTG cTTGTAGACATACAAAAAAAGCCGGTGTAGTAGAGAGTTATGAGAGTCATATTGCACCAATAACAGCTATTGATACTCACTGTGCTGTTGGAAACACTGATTTTAGTCACTTATTCTTAACGAGTTCAATAGATTGGACAATTAAACTATGGAATATTAAG gaaTCCAAACCAATTCACTCATTTGAAAACAACAATGATTATGTAAGCAGTGTTGCTTGGTCTCCTGTACACCCAGCTGTATTTGCTGCAATTGATGTTACTGGTCGCTTAGATTTATGGAACCTTAACAATAATACAGAATCACCAACAGCTAGTACAGTTCTTGATAACTCACCATTATTAAAGAGTCTTATGTGGTCACAGAATGGAACTCATTTAAGTGTTGGAGATGAGTATGGCAAAATTTCTGTATTTCAAGTTGGAGag cAAATGACTCAACCAAGACATGATGATTGGTCCAAGCTTTCTAACACACTTCAAGAGTTAAAGAGTAACCAGACAGATGAAATGGACAAATCTATTAACTACAGTTCAGGCTCAGTTTCTTCGGTTTTTTCTAGGTCTTCTAGTATTTTGATGAAGTAA
- the LOC132920644 gene encoding cytoplasmic dynein 1 intermediate chain isoform X4, with protein MSDRKAELEKKKAKLQAIREQKERLRKEKEKKDGDEAVSRGISVEKDQGKEIDEMLSSLGVAPVSDVLSSLTTSPNKSELLYNSMSTPDSSAKGSLPQTPATGPKPTKKVRELSIVSLSSTNIPPKEIECYTKAVQTTHSSNERDGSCTSSPLKGYFEDWWRPRKAQAFGYYDEYNLNPGLEWEDEFTVLTYDDGSGQAEDEDISLTNLSTFQSKLPPGILSQGLPQVKEVAPAVTSLERELIVKEEPKKVRELSDAEKMMIVHSEDFQQFMDRAGRVMERALSENVDIYTDYTGALDDNDINEDKSSTRLSLTRVFYDEHWSKNRLVTSLDWSQQFPELTVASYNISDAPHEPDGVVLVWNTKFKKNSPEYVFHCQSRVLSATFARFHPNLILGSTYSGQIVLWDNRAQKKTPIQRTPLSNTAHTHPVYCIQVVGTQNAHNLISISTDGRLCCWSLDMLTQPVERLDLTAKQSKSVSVSAFAFLHDDVNKFVFGSQEGAAYSACRHTKKAGVVESYESHIAPITAIDTHCAVGNTDFSHLFLTSSIDWTIKLWNIKESKPIHSFENNNDYVSSVAWSPVHPAVFAAIDVTGRLDLWNLNNNTESPTASTVLDNSPLLKSLMWSQNGTHLSVGDEYGKISVFQVGEQMTQPRHDDWSKLSNTLQELKSNQTDEMDKSINYSSGSVSSVFSRSSSILMK; from the exons ATGTCAGACCGCAAAGCAGAATTAGAGAAAAAGAAAGCTAAACTACAAGCCATCAGAGAACAAAAAGAAAGACTTcgtaaagaaaaagaaaaaaaagat ggaGATGAAGCAGTTTCACGTGGTATTAGTGTTGAGAAAGATCAAGGTAAAGAAATTGATGAAATGTTATCATCCCTTGGAGTTGCACCAGTTTCAG ATGTATTGTCAAGTTTGACCACTTCACCTAATAAAAgtgaattattgtataattcaatGTCAACTCCTGATTCTAGTGCAAAAGGATCACTACCTCAAACTCCTGCAACTGG tccaAAGCCTACAAAGAAAGTTCGCGAGTTATCAATTGTTTCTCTTTCTTCTACAAATATACCACCTAAAGAGATAGAATGCTATACTAAAGCTGTTCAGACTACACATTCATCAAACGAAAGAGACG gatCCTGCACTTCTTCCCCTCTTAAAGGTTATTTTGAAGATTGGTGGAGGCCTAGAAAAG CTCAAGCATTTGGATATTACG ACGAATACAACTTAAATCCTGGCTTGGAATGGGAAGACGAATTTACAG TTCTTACGTATGATGATGGCTCTGGTCAAGCGGAAGATGAAGATATCAGTCTTACAAATTTGTCCACTTTCCAAAGTAAGCTGCCACCAGGTATTCTGTCTCAAGGTCTTCCTCAGGTGAAGGAAGTTGCACCAGCTGTCACTTCACTGGAAAGAgaattaattgttaaagaagaacctaaaaaag ttagagAATTAAGTGATGCAGAGAAAATGATGATTGTTCATTCTGAagattttcaacaatttatggATCGTGCAGGACGTGTGATGGAACGAGCTTTATCTGAAAATGTAGATATTTATACAGATTATACTGGTGCTTTAGATGACAATGATATAAA tgaagACAAAAGTAGTACTCGATTATCATTGACACGTGTGTTTTACGATGAACATTGGTCTAAAAATCGTTTAGTTACATCTTTAGATTGGTCTCAACAATTCCCTGAACTTACAGtagcatcatataatatttctgaTGCACCGCATGAACCTGATGGAGTAGTTCTTGTATggaatactaaatttaaaaagaattctCCTGAATATGTATTTCATTGCCAATCAAGAGTACTTTCAGCTACATTTGCTcg gtTTCATCCAAATTTAATTCTAGGAAGCACTTATTCTGGACAAATAGTTTTGTGGGATAATCGAGCACAGAAGAAAACTCCTATTCAGAGGACACCATTATCAAATACTGCTCATAcc catcCTGTGTACTGCATTCAAGTTGTGGGTACACAAAATGCACATAATCTCATCAGTATTTCAACTGATGGGCGATTGTGCTGCTGGAGTTTAGACATGTTAACTCAACCAGTTGAACGCCTTGATTTAACTGCCAAGCAATCTAAATCTGTGTCTGTGTCTGCTTTCGCCTTTTTGCACGATGATGTTAACAAATTTGTGTTTGGTAGCCAAGAAGGAGCAGCATATTCTG cTTGTAGACATACAAAAAAAGCCGGTGTAGTAGAGAGTTATGAGAGTCATATTGCACCAATAACAGCTATTGATACTCACTGTGCTGTTGGAAACACTGATTTTAGTCACTTATTCTTAACGAGTTCAATAGATTGGACAATTAAACTATGGAATATTAAG gaaTCCAAACCAATTCACTCATTTGAAAACAACAATGATTATGTAAGCAGTGTTGCTTGGTCTCCTGTACACCCAGCTGTATTTGCTGCAATTGATGTTACTGGTCGCTTAGATTTATGGAACCTTAACAATAATACAGAATCACCAACAGCTAGTACAGTTCTTGATAACTCACCATTATTAAAGAGTCTTATGTGGTCACAGAATGGAACTCATTTAAGTGTTGGAGATGAGTATGGCAAAATTTCTGTATTTCAAGTTGGAGag cAAATGACTCAACCAAGACATGATGATTGGTCCAAGCTTTCTAACACACTTCAAGAGTTAAAGAGTAACCAGACAGATGAAATGGACAAATCTATTAACTACAGTTCAGGCTCAGTTTCTTCGGTTTTTTCTAGGTCTTCTAGTATTTTGATGAAGTAA